From the genome of Leptodactylus fuscus isolate aLepFus1 chromosome 1, aLepFus1.hap2, whole genome shotgun sequence, one region includes:
- the LOC142205832 gene encoding olfactory receptor 4E2-like, translating to MEFTNLSSVTEFTLSGLSHSHEFQVVFFIVFLVLYVMTLSGNLTIMTAVHMDSHLASPMYFFLSNLSFLDMCYSTVTIPKMLINIFSEKKTISFNQCISQLFFLHLFGGTECFLLTVMAYDRYVAICNPLRYHIVMNHRFCFWLVALCWLAGFLHSFTQAFLTYQLPFCGPNKINHFFCDVHPLAILACADTFFIDMFIIANSGMISLTCFVILLFSYLGIITTILKIHSSEGRRKAFSTCASHILVVTFFFGPCVFIYLRPPVNYSADKLVSVLYTVLTPLLNPIIYTLRNQEVKNAIRTIISALSRPIATMDSEKTYWISMICFLRPFSQ from the exons ATGGAGTTTACCAATCTAAGTTCAGTGACAGAGTTCACACTTAGTGGTCTCTCCCACTCACATGAATTTCAGGtcgtattttttattgtttttctggTCCTGTATGTAATGACGTTATCAGGAAACCTGACCATTATGACTGCAGTTCATATGGATTCACATCTAGCTTCCCCAATGTACTTTTTCCTTAGTAATCTGTCATTTTTGGACATGTGTTACTCTACGGTCACTATACCAAAGATGCTTATCAACATATTTTCAGAAAAAAAGACAATCTCATTCAACCAATGCATATCTCAACTCTTTTTCCTTCATTTATTTGGTGGCACTGAGTGCTTTCTACTCACTGTCATGGCATATGACCGTTATGTGGCCATTTGTAATCCACTTCGCTATCACATAGTCATGAATCACAGATTTTGTTTCTGGTTGGTGGCATTATGTTGGCTTGCAGGTTTTTTGCACTCTTTCACTCAAGCTTTTCTCACATACCAGCTTCCATTTTGTGGTCCGAACAAAATCAACCACTTTTTCTGTGATGTTCATCCTCTGGCCATTCTTGCGTGTGCGGACACCTTCTTTATAGACATGTTTATCATTGCCAACAGTGGAATGATTTCTCTtacttgttttgttattttactaTTTTCTTACCTTGGTATCATTACAACGATCCTAAAGATTCATTCATCAGAAGGAAGGCGCAAGGCTTTTTCTACCTGTGCTTCCCATATCTTGGTGGTTACGTTCTTTTTTGGCCCATGTGTATTTATCTATCTAAGACCACCTGTAAATTATTCAGCTGATAAGTTGGTAtctgtgctgtatacagtgttgaCTCCTTTATTAAACCCAATTATTTACACATTAAGAAACCAGGAGGTCAAAAATGCCATTAgga CCATCATCTCTGCGTTATCCAGACCAATTGCTACTATGGATAGTGAGAAAACATATTGGATTTCTATGATTTGCTTCCTACGTCCTTTCTCCCAATGA
- the LOC142205992 gene encoding olfactory receptor 10G4-like — MDNTSSPITEFILRGIPHTKDLRLPLVALFFLIYILTLLGNSLLIVVVKENTALQTPMYFFLTNLSFLNMFLSSVTLPKLLGNFLLDKTITFVGCACQLYFFHFLGGCECFLYTVMAYDRYAAICRPLHYSSLMGYRTCISLAFGCWFTASLHSMNNTMLTFFLPYCGSNEIDYFFCDIIPVLKLACADTTTNKTVTLASIGAIALLCFILILTSYAHILIAIMKIKTKDARKKTFSTCASHMTVVLLFYVPCVFIYLRPYSCSSLDSTIAIFYTLITPFLNPFIYSLRNKEVKVFLKKLVRGICL, encoded by the coding sequence ATGGATAACACATCATCCCCTATAACCGAATTCATTTTAAGAGGTATTCCTCACACAAAGGATCTGCGCCTGCCCCTTGTTGCTCTTTTCTTCCTTATATACatattaacactattagggaacTCTCTCTTGATTGTAGTAGTTAAGGAGAATACTGCTTTACAAACTCCTATGTATTTCTTCCTGACAAACCTTTCCTTTTTAAATATGTTTCTTTCTTCAGTTACATTACCCAAATTACTTGGGAATTTCCTATTGGATAAAACTATTACATTTGTTGGATGTGCATGTCAgctatactttttccattttttgggaggTTGTGAGTGTTTTTTGTACACTGTCATGGCATATGATCGATACGCGGCCATATGTCGTCCTTTACACTATTCCAGCCTTATGGGCTACAGGACGTGTATATCTTTAGCCTTTGGATGTTGGTTTACCGCATCTCTACATTCAATGAATAACACAATGTTAACTTTTTTTCTACCTTACTGTGGTTCCAATGAAATTGACTATTTTTTCTGTGATATTATTCCTGTTCTGAAGCTGGCTTGCGCTGATACTACCACCAACAAGACAGTGACTTTAGCCAGTATTGGAGCCATTGCCTTACTCTGCTTTATTTTAATACTGACTTCGTATGCCCATATTCTCATTGcaataatgaaaataaagactAAAGATGCAAGAAAGAAAACATTTTCTACATGTGCTTCTCATATGACTGTAGTATTGCTCTTTTATGTTCCATGTGTATTTATTTACTTGCGTCCATATTCTTGTTCCTCACTGGACAGCACTATCGCCATTTTCTATACCCTCATCACGCCATTTCTAAACCCTTTCATCTACAGTTTAAGAAACAAGGAGGTGAAAGTATTTCTAAAGAAACTAGTACGAGGAATATGCCTTTAA